The Megalops cyprinoides isolate fMegCyp1 chromosome 9, fMegCyp1.pri, whole genome shotgun sequence genome has a window encoding:
- the pih1d2 gene encoding PIH1 domain-containing protein 2, with protein MSSPQSQKVDLQQVNQLWSMLDEMRDSDPESYRTFIQRQLKEGAEFCSPPTPDSCLRTVIQEPEERLLYINLCAWKRVPAPQSKSHPLPVIGGKLETVVDGNETYSVLDMAFHPDVLQRVLESRQEREQLHLLALSFAQEQHGLRLSQDYSLLGTRLKGSTQSMRHRLASPHLPRPSDSTPTPTATATGPSLLQQISSLREEQEESRDSPSVRLTPQRSGNPGKPPLIQVISSTPSVLPQRPKHRLSITTGAAGTARSVQLTVELPGVRSVSECQLSVSQDDVLLEVEDMYHLHLELPEAVREDDASAVFNRKKRELSVTVPVL; from the exons ATGTCATCGCCCCAGAGCCAAAAGGTTGATCTGCAGCAGGTCAATCAGTTGTGGTCCATGCTGGACGAGATGCGCGATAGTGATCCGGAGAGCTACCGGACGTTCATACAGCGCCAGCTGAAGGAAGGAGCGGAGTTCTGCTCCCCTCCCACACCTGACTCCTGCCTGCGTACCGTCATACAG GAGCCAGAGGAGAGACTGCTTTACATCAATTTGTGCGCCTGGAAACGAGTCCCTGCCCCCCAGTCCAagtcccaccccctccctgtgATTGGAGGAAAACTGGAAACGGTAGTTGATGGCAACG AGACGTACAGCGTGCTGGACATGGCGTTTCACCCAGACGTCTTGCAGAGGGTGCTGGAGAGCcggcaggagagggagcagcTGCACCTCCTGGCCCTGAGCTTCGCCCAGGAGCAGCACGGTTTGCGTCTGTCCCAGGACTACAGCCTCCTCGGCACCAGGCTGAAGGGAAGCACCCAGAGCATGAGACACCGCCTGGCCTCACCGCACCTGCCCCGGCCCTCcgactccacccccacccccaccgccacTGCCACAG gccccTCACTGCTGCAGCAGATCTCATCCCTgcgggaggagcaggaggagagcagagacagcCCCTCTGTCCGCCTGACCCCGCAGCGCAGCGGTAACCCAGGGAAACCGCCCCTGATCCAGGTCATCTCCAGCACGCCGTCCGTCCTGCCACAGCGCCCGAAACACCGGCTCAGCATCACCACCGGCGCCGCCGGGACGGCCAGGAGCGTGCAGCTGACAGTGGAGCTGCCCGGCGTGCGCTCCGTCAGCGAGTGCCAGCTCAGCGTCTCCCAG GATGacgtgctgctggaggtggaggacATGTACCACCTGCACCTGGAGCTGCCCGAGGCTGTGAGGGAGGACGACGCCAGCGCCGTCTTCAACAGGAAGAAGCGAGAGCTGTCCGTCACTGTGCCGGTGCTCTGA